tgatgctgggagggattgggggcaggaggagaaagggacgacagaggatgagatggctggatggcatcactgcctcgatggacatgagtctgagtgaactccgggagttggtgatggacagggaggcctggcgtgctgcgattcatggggtcacaaagagtctgacaggactgagcgactgaactgaactgatgtttaagTCGTTGGGGCAAGgagggatttcctaagcaagaccTCGAGATCACCACTGCTAGAATAAACAACTGATAAGTTTGAGTATATTAAAGACATGATgaacatttcaaagaaaacaaaatgtctcAACGAATGAAAAGATGCTTTTACTCAGTAAGGGCAAgggaaattaaaaccacaacgaAAACCACTTTATATCTACTAGATTGGCAGAAGTTAAGGAAGTCGACACGACCAATTGTTGGATCAGCTGTGGgtcagtcagttcacttcagttcagtttctgtttgtttgtgtcAGTTTGTttctgtcacgcgagtgtatgttcctcggttctttgtctcgtcacaacagagatttggagcaacggacattaaagccctcggcgtgtcacagctctcgggtcttggacaaattgtgctacagctcttaggcataTAAGTgctacagctctattttatttagaagatagcgagagagagagagagagaaaggaacggagggaaggagggagggagggagggagagagagtgagagagagagagaaaaaagagcgcatgcacgtgggagagagagtctgtgagaaagcgctttggcttctccttttatatgttttttcttccacctgggcctgccctatgcaaattgggcttagccagaagtgctgtttgttctgcctgaagttttcactctggtcctcagaccttcctttgaccttccttgtcttttagccaccgccattttggactccttttccctattctacctacctaacatttccATGGCTCTCAGAAAGACCAGAGTGGCAGGGGAGGCCTGGCGGGAGGTTCCCGGAGCCAAGCCATTGGGGCCCCCACATTCATCCCTGGATGCTGGCTCTGTTGGCTGAAGAGAGAAGTCAGAGCCATGTCCTGGAGGGCCACGTGGGAACAGAATGTCTCTCTGCCCCTCTGGGCCAGAGTGGGTCACCCACACTCCCTCAGGAGGGAGTCACTCAGGGTCCCATAGGATGGGTGCCTGGTGCCCGGGTGGGTCGTCCTGGGGGCACACCAGGGCCTGGGTTTGCGGGGGCTCAGGAAGGCCTCTGAAGGAGAGGGCGGAGGGAGGCTGAGGAGACATTTGGAGACAGAAGTTCAGCCAGGCCTGATGGTTCCCCCTCCTGGCCATTTTTAGGAGGCGACACGAAGGCATGGGGTTAAGTCCAGGTGTTTGTATTCAGGCTGCTTCACATGGTCCCTCAGCCAGGCCTGGACCACAGCCTAAGGAGCCACACTGAGTTCCAGTGGCCGCCATGACAGTGGCCACACCGCTGATAAGGGCTGTGCCTGGTGGCTCCGTCTCAGCCTCTTCTAAGCGGCTTGCACTCAGGTGTTACTTCTCCGCCGTTATTTGAACCAGAACAAGAGCAGCAGCACTATCACGATCATGATGGTCACCATCTGGTTATTGGGCTCGGGCTCTGGGGAGAGAAGGGGTAGAGGTCACAGATTCCTCCGGTCCCAGGTGCCAGGCTCCAGGGAGCAGCTGTCTACCcgtcacccacccacccacccctgggCAGCCTGCTGTCACTCTGCATTGCAGGATTGAGTGGCAAATGGTGTTATCACTGGAGGGAAGAGGGACGGGATCCGGGCCACCAGCCGGCCTCTGTGAGACCGTGAGGGCAGATGGACTCAGATGGTCCCCTGACATGCGTTGCCAGACCTCACGGTCTGCGCTGTGGTGTGGTCCAGGCCAAGCCCCTCCCTGGGCAGAGATGAGGGAGCTTTGGCCAAACTCTCTGAAGACAAAGAGGATCCTGGCCATCTAGGGTCATAGAAGCAGGCCTCTGAGGACCTTAGGGGTCAGTCAGGTCAAATTTATCATTGCAGAGAGGGGTCAAGGCTAGAGAGACGAGCTTGACTTGGTTAAGATCACCCAGCTCACTCAGACCAAGCAACTAGTCAGGATCCAAGCTAGGAACTTGCCAGGAGCTCCAGggaaacccagggatcaaatgccgTTTCCCCGAGTGCTTCCCCTGACCTGGCAGAGAGTGGGGCGAAGGCGTTTTCTTCCCCTGAAGGGCTGAAAGCGAATGTCCCCGCTCCTTTGGGCTTCTGTGGGCTCCCCTCACCTTTGACTTCAAGCCTCTGGGGATCTGAGAATCTGTGGATAAGGCCACCACCACAAGAGCGCAGGTCCATCTGGGCCTTGCACGAGAAGTTATGGTGGCCGTCTTCCCTGTGAGCTGTGGTGTGGTGGGTGACCACGGCATCTTGGGGGAAACGTGCCGTCCCCACAAAGGTCTGATTGTACAAGATCTCAGTACCACGGAGCAGGGTGACAGTGAGGCCTTCGAGGGGTGCCACGGCGGGGACCATGCACTCGATGGTGAACAGTGTCCCTACGGCCACTGAGGTGCGCGACAGCGTCAGCAGCACTTGCTTTGGAGGGTCTGCAGGAAAGCGGAAGGGAGGTCTGCTCAGGATGGGGGTGCAGCTCGGGCAGGCCCCACCCAGCCCAGACCATCCCCTGTGACCACGGTGTTCTCAGGAAGTGGGCTGGGGCTGGACGGAGGAAGCAGTTCAGGGTGAACGATGTCCTGGGTGGTAGTTTCAGGGACCTGATGACTTCTGCAATGGACAAGAAAGGAGGTGCCCTGGTGTCTCCAAAGAAAAggttcagaatcagttcagtcaaCTAGAAAGATAAAAGTTTTGGCTGTGTCTCTTTCTTCTCCATAAATTCAATAGAAATTTCAAAAGTGAAACAGTTGGATGGTTTTGTTGAGAGAGACTTAGAAGGGAGTACTCACTGGAATGGGGCCATGAATTGTGAGAGTCTTTAGGGGCGGGGGCAAGAGTCAGAGCTGCCTTGGTTTTCAGGATCAGGTTTAAAAATATCTCTATCCCTTAGCTATTAAACTCCATGGTTCCctgagtttcctttaaaaaaaagaaaaaaaaaagatttctttcttttgttgttccAGGTCTTAGGTGtggtatatgggatctagttccctgcagctgctgctgctgctaagtcaattcagctgtgagtgactctgtgcgactccatagacagcagcccaccaggctccgccgtccctgggattctccaggcaagaatactggagtgggttgccatttccttctccaatgcatgaaagtgaaaactgaaagtgaagtcgcccgcccgactcttagtgaccccatagactggagcctaccagcctccatccatgggattttccaggcaagagtactggagtggagtgccattgccttctccaaccagggatcaaaaccgggtCCACTGAATTGGGAATgcatagtcttagccactggaccaccaggacacCTCCCTGGGTTCATTTTTGAACTAGAATACCTAGCCTCCATTGCCCCAGGATAATGTGGTAGATTTAGGACATCTTTCTCCTCATTTGTCCACTGATGACAGTTCTGAGTGATACCCTGGGTCCGAGCTTCTGGGAAAACCCTGGTCTCTCCATGGTCTCTGTGGCCGGtggccaggtgtgtgtgtgtgatggtcaCACATTTGGAAAGAGCCCTCAGGGGAAGAATAGACCATGACCTTCTCTCCAGAAGGTGAATAGGTTACTGGAGAGTGTGCCAGCCCTCCTGATGGGGTCCCTGTTTCTTGTCATGGGATGTGGGGTACTCTGGTGATTGGGGGTGCTCCCTTACTGGGAGGAGACTCTGGAAATGGATTTTTAGATTTGTTTAAaacgggcgccacctgccggggtcctgccccggctgatccagggtattcgaagcggggacggcgtcggcgacctatttatttaaatattttatcaaagatgtaaagagtaataggatgaggatagctcagtaggaaaattcagtggagaaaagaggctgagtagcttggtttaaacgggagaccaataaaacttcaagacaagaagtttgcaccacttacgtaggccgcaggcgtccttccgttctcccgaaggagaggagacactgaggcctccccggtcggatcttagaagcccaggcataattagtaagcatggtgggttccgcgctccagatggagactcaaccagagtgagagagagagcgacatggggagaccagtatttcgagaaactgatcccaattctttattttccatggtctacttttatacactgagatgttatgcaaaagtcactcggggtcagcagtcctgacttttatcaaagtcaggtgcttcatacaaatgtatacagaggtcttaggggtgttacatcatcttctggccaggggggcctgctgacaatttacgaccctctccttgtgacagtggtcagtcaatcaggacacttatttctccagggctgattattctcaaaacagaataaagttacattcctacagggtgagggtgtagtgggttttagttaaggaaataatttacttagcctaaggtctaacgtgatcaatatcaaaggttaattctatatattcattaatgtgtgtaagggcaggggatatggagacttagcaacaaacattggctcaacaaatgaaaaacccttcatcaacacaatttctaattagcccactatacttatagttttctaacttctctaaagaacctgtttttagaaggtttaaagcatcttgtgcctctcacggttgggaggctgtgagcaatcacatgtggccggacaagcctgtcaggcaggctagagaaccttcagaggagtttgtaggttaaaacactcttatcacgcccaggaattattattaactggagttctaggttaactccttctccaaaagaggtggtgggggacagccccccgtaaagtcagagatgtaggtgagcacaaagtagtaaagtaggcaggctctggttatgggggtagacgctcgaggatttccagggggactcctgaggctcgatcccgcctttgcgtatgtcgagcctccttcctcatgacctttgccatgggcggagtacctcactctggcccccaacagttcACTTCTGAGCAAACTCAAAATCCTGATTGCTGGCAGGGATCTAGGAGGCCAGGGGAGGGTGTGAGCAGATTCTGAGCCTGTGGCCTGGACCCAGGAGCCCAGGGAAGTGCAGGCCATAGGAGAGTGCCCAGGAGCAGTGACAGAGCAGCTCGTTGTGGGTTTGCAGACACAGGCTCCGGCCTCGGGGAGCAGGGCCCCGTGGGAGACACTCACAGAACACGGTGATGTTGAAAACTTTCGTCTCCTGCTTGCCGGCACAGATGAAACTGCACACGAGGTGCTCATCCTTGGAGATGTTGTAGACCTTGAACAGCTTCCACTGAGCCTGGCTCTCCAGGAGTGTCTTGTTTAGGTGTGTCTCTAGAACAAGGCTCTTGGGGTCTGTGCAACTGGCAGTGCAATTAATCACCTGAAACTCTCCAGACCCCACCATCAGGTGCTCTGGCCCCTCGAACGCCTTCTCACCAGACCCTGGAAGGACAGAAAACACTGCTCAGCAGACACTCCCGCTGCCCTGCCCGGTGGGGCTGCCCACGATTAGCAGTCTCATCAACGGGTCTCTTCTGCTCCTCCCTCTTGATCACACATTACTGCCTCTGGTCTAGGCCAACGGGGAGGTGCCCTAGCTGTCTCCCTGCCCCTGACTGCTCTTCCAGCTTGTCCCCTCCAGGTGAGTCTTCCTCATGCACATCTTCTATCCCCATGCAGAGTATATTCGAACTCGCCCCCCAGCCCAATTGACCCCTTTCTGCTAAAGCTTCCCTGAACTGGAGGGAAGCTTGTCCTCTCAGGCCCCATGTCCATGAGTTCAGCTTCCCCCTcactcctttcctctcttctgcaAATCCTTGTATAATACCAGCTGTGTGGCAGGCACCGTTCTAGGCTCTTCAAAGCTTGCCCTTGTGGAGCTCGCACTGCCGTGAAGGACACAGAGTAACCAACAAGCGAACTAGCCAGCCTGCCAGTTGGTGGGTAGCACCCAAGAGGGGAAATagggtgtggggtggggctgCTACGTTAAATACTGTGCTCAGGACAGGTTTCATGGAAACAGACGtttgaggaaaggaggaaggaaatggggGGAGCTTGGTTGCCAGTGTCTGCAGAGGGCAGAAAACTAGCAGCGCCAAGACCCTGGTGGAGAAGACACCAGGATGGCTGGAGCCCAGCGAGGAAGAAGGCCAAGAATCATAACTGATCTCGGCCAGCTGGGCCTGTGCTCTGTCCTGTGTTCCCGCCACACCCTCACGCCCCCACCTAGCCCTCagctggggaaagagaaaggttctctagggagagagagagagctgcctTTGAATCCCGAGTTTGccagctctgtggccttgggcaaagtgctttccttttctgagcctcagtttctccatctgtcaaatgggcTAGTAATCCCTTTCCTGCATGGTCGTCATGAAGGCACCTGACAGGTTTTCCAAAACAGAGTGCTCACACCTGGAGGCATTCTCCTTCCCCGTCCCCTGGACCACCCAGAAGGGGCTTCGTTTGCACGTTGATGGTCAGCAGAAGACGATGCCCTCCACTGACCTCTGCTGTCCACTGGGCCACCTCTGAAGACCCGCTGGGACGTGCCCTCACTTTCCCTTGAGCCCCAGCCTCCTTGGTCTCCCATCAGTCTCCACGACCTGCCACATCCACACACCCTGAAGTTATGGAGCCTGTTCAGCCCCAGGTGTGAAGGCCAGGTCCCCCATCTGCTGCCTCGGGGTCATGGGGTCATGGGGAAACCAGGCTTGCATAGCATCCCACACCCATGGTGGGCAGCCGCTGTGCTAAAGCCTCAGAGACTTCGGGACCAGGACCCCCTTCTCCACACCTAACCTCTGGCGGGAACACACCCAGTCTGGACCCCCAGGCTCACCTTGGCAGCAGAGCAGGGCGAGAAAGGCTGTGAGCGATCCCCGGCCACCAAAAGAGGACATCTCGGGTGGCCTCTGCAGGCTCACCGGGAACAGCTGAGGACTGCCTGCAGAGAGATGAAGGGCTCCGGTCAGGCAGGCGGCCGGGGAGGACTTACAGTTGCAGTCCTGAACCCCCAGCCTCTGTAAGCTGATGACCATATTTCCTCTCATTATCTGAGTGATCCTGGGGAGGCCACATGGAAGGCCATCTCCCAGGGCCACAAGTCTGCAAGAAGCTGGGCAGAGGAAGCCAGGAGTCAGCTGATAAGCAGGACATTCCTAGTCCTCCTGGTACTCTGCCCTCAGGAGTGGGGCGGGCACCCGGGGctcatgtgtgtgtgatgtgtgtgcacACGGGGCCCCAAATCTGGGGAGCCCCGAATCCCACAGGACACTTTTTTGGTGTCAAAAGGGACCGATGTTCCAAGTTCGAAAGAGGGTTTGGGAGGCCGTAGCTGGACATTCTCCCCtgtcctctgcccctcccctttTACATTTCTGGTGATGCACACGGTCCCCAGGCactttcttgtctcttttcttaGCTAAATGTGACTTCACGTTACCAAttcaaggaggaaggaaaaggaaactagCATTTAATTGATGCCTATTCTCTGTTAGGGACAAAGTTATGGTTTTATACATCGTCTCATTATCACACCAAATCTACCAATGTTGATTGTGCATTCGAGGAAGTTCAGGGCTCAGGTGAATTAATAACTTGCCTAAATCAAACGATATTAGGTGATGGAACGGCAGTGAGAATTTAGGAATGAGGAGTGGTTGGTTGGagaattggtggttgccaggaattAAAGGGAGGGAGACATGGACTGAAAGAGCAGAGAGGACTTTAGGACGGAAAAGCCGCTCTGTTTGCTACTACAATGGTGCCTATGTGTCAGCACACACTtgcccaaacccacagaatgtacacacCAAGACTGAACCGTAATGTCAACTATGATATTTGGGTGATAATGACGTGTCAATGCAGGCTCATCAGTCATGAGAAATggaccactctggtgggggatgttggtAACAGGagaggctgtgcatgtgtggtgACAAGAGGTATGTGGCAAGTCTCTATTTCCCCTAAGTTTTGCTCTAAGCCTAAAACTGCTCTTCTAAAAAGAAGTCtactaaaaaaaaatggagagagtggaggacagaggagctggtgtgctacagtccatggggttgaaagagtcgacatgacttagAGACGGAACAACGACAGAAAAATAGCTCAAACACACTGCCTTGGAAGGCAGCCTTCTGGGTCAGGATGCTTGTCAGCCATGGATGGTTGTTGCAAATGCAGGCctttatgacttccctggtggtccagttgttaagactctgcttccaagtgtttgatccctggtctggggaactAACAGTCCATATGGGCATTACATATGCAGGTGGCATAGGCAAAAATAAAGAACCTGCAGGTTTTTAAACTCAGTTTTTAGCAGCTTTAGAGGAAGTCATGGTCTCAGTGCTTTCTAAATTCTCATGtcagattacattttaaaaatatacatgtatttacttggctgcaccaagtcttagttctggcatgcgggatctagttccctgaccagcgatggAACCCAGACCCCATGCGTTGGAgctggaagtcttagccactggaccaccagggaagttcctcggATTACCCTTTAGGAATATTTAAACACAAAACCCAGTTCTACATTGTTTATGAGACACATCTAGTGAGTAAGAGTGTCGAATGGTTGACAGTCgaagaatgaaaaaagatataCCAGGCAAAAGCTAACCAAAAGAAAAGCCAGGAAAGGTCTATTCATATCAAAGAAGAAggaattttaagacaaaaaatatttatcaGGGATACAATGAGTACCTAGATTAAACGGTCAATTCATACAGAAATTATAACTGTTGTAAACTTGTAAGCACTTAGCTTGAAGGAAcaacaaagagataaaaccaTCATCATAGCAAGAAATTTTAATACAACATCTctctattatgaataatgaagcaaacatgaaaagatgctcagcatcattcatCAGGAGGGAAAGGCacatcaaagccacaatgagacatcaccccaccactgtcagaatggttatcatcaaagacaacaaataaaaacattggcaagggtgtggagaaaagggagcccttgtgTCCTcctggtgggattgtaaattggtgtAAATGCTGTGGAGAAACGTGTAGGGGtgcctcaaaaattaaaaacagaactgccgTATGATCCAGCCATTTCACTTCTGGCTATCctcctgaagaaaacaaaagcactaattcgACGACATACATGTGCACCACTGTCCACTGTGGCATCATTTCCAGTAGCCAACGTGTGAAAGCCTCCTGAATGTTCATCCATAGATGCATGAATAAAGATGGGTTTGGTAtaatacacaacggaatattattcagccataaagaatgaaatcttgccattttcgACAACACGGACAGACGTAGAGGGTATTATGCCAAGTGCAATgactcagacagagaaagacaaataccatgtgatttcacatatatgcagaatctgaaaaacaaaacaaacaaaaccaaagccaGGCTCCTACATATAGAGAACAAATGGGTGGTTGCTGGAGGCAAGGGGCCGAGCAGGGTCCAAAATAGATGAATGGGCTTAAGAGGAGCAAAGCACCAATTACAGAGTAAGCCACAGGGATGTAACACAGCATGAGGAATATGGTCAGTAACACCAGAATAACTTTGTATGGAAGCAGGTGGacactagacttactgtggtgataaTTGCATAATGTAGGCAAATACCAAACCCCTGTGTAGAACACCTGAAGGTTACATAATACTGTATATTATGAACCAGtctaaaaatatgaagaaatgtaTCTTGCAATCACAAAAGAAGAAGACTAtagattcatagaaacagaaagcagaacagtggttgccagggcctgggggcagggggaaatgGTGAGTTGTTTGTTTAATGGTATAGACTTTCAGTTTTGTGAGATAAAAAAGTTTtgagggctagtgcactgggatgacccagagggatggtatggggagggaggagggaggagggttcaggatggtgaacacatgtatacctgtggcggattcattttgatatttgcaaaactaatacaattatgtatagtttaaaaataaaataaaatttaaaaaaataataataaaataaaaaaatactaaaaaaaaaaagttttgagatCCATCGTGAAACAATGTGAATGTAACCCAaccaaatgtacatttaaaaacagtTAAGTGGTGCATTTTGTGTTgggtgtattttaccacaattgaaaattaatttacacaacattgcaaatctggggcgggggagcctggtcggctgccctctgtggggtcgcacagagtcagacactactgaagcgacttagcagcagcagcagcagcagcagtaaatcttcaataaacttaaaaatttaaaacgtacaaaaattaaaaacttataaaTCATTTATGCCAAGAAATATGAAACCACGTAGACCAAGTCTAGgaaaaagtcagttcagttgagttgctcggtcgtgtccaactctttgtggacaCCCAAAAAGTACCTAACTtgattgaagaagaaataaaaagcctgaACAGTTGTCCAACTATTATAGAAATTACGTCCATAATTTGAAATCTCCCCACAAAGAAAATATCAAGTCTAGATAGCATTACAGAAGTTCAAGTAGGAATAATTCTAATCTTACAAAAACTCTTTCTGAGAATGAAAATAGCAGGAACACGCTCTAAGAGGCCAGTGGAACCTTAATACCAAAATGAGACAAGAATaggatgaaatagaaaaattagaagCTAGTGTCACTCATGATTACaaatgcaaaataagaaaaatacaaacagaCCAAATCTAGCCATGTGTTAAAAATATTAGACTTCATATCCACGTTAGGCTTAGCTACGAAAAGTTGGTCGCAGGATAGAAGAGAAAGCTGCAAATGTCATTTATTATTGTTGGGAATAATAAACTTTGGTGCTTTATGTCACAGTACTTCTGCCCTCCTCTGAAATCATCTGTAGAGTGGTGGGGGCGGCCTGGCGGGAGGATCCCGGAGCCAAGCCACTGGGGCCCCCACACTCACCCCTGGATGCTGGCTCTGTTGGCAGAAGAGAGAAGTCAGAGCCGTGTCCTGGAGGGCCACGTGGGAACGGAGTGTCTCTCTGCCCCCCTGTGCCAGGGCGggtctccccaccctcccttAGGAGGAAGTCACTCAGGGTCCCATGAGGCTGGGTGCCTAGTGCTC
The DNA window shown above is from Bos javanicus breed banteng chromosome 19, ARS-OSU_banteng_1.0, whole genome shotgun sequence and carries:
- the LOC133232653 gene encoding intercellular adhesion molecule 2-like — its product is MVPAVAPLEGLTVTLLRGTEILYNQTFVGTARFPQDAVVTHHTTAHREDGHHNFSCKAQMDLRSCGGGLIHRFSDPQRLEVKEPEPNNQMVTIMIVIVLLLLFWFK